The genomic region GGTGCGACGGCAGCCGGGACGGATCCGCGAGCGCGAGGGGAGCGATCGACACGCGACGCCGGCAGTAGCGCACTCGGCCGCGGCGAGCGAGACACGCGGCCCGATCGTCGCGGGACGATCGGGCCGCGGAAGGCGGCGGGCGCCGGGGAAGGCGGCGCCGCCGCGCGTGGGCTACATCGGCAGCGTGCTCTTGCGGCGCTCACGCCGCTGCGTGCGCCACTGCTCCTTCGCTGCGGCGAGCTCGTCCTGGGTCACGACGCCGTCCTGGTTGAGATCGAGCTTCTGGAACTTCTCGTTGGCGCGGGCCTGGGCGCCGGCGGCGAACTCGTCGGCGGTGAGCGCGCCGTTCTTGTCGGTGTCGA from bacterium harbors:
- a CDS encoding EF-hand domain-containing protein, encoding MKPRLIVPLLGAAALVLSAGAALAKDCSHGKRPSFEDLDTDKNGALTADEFAAGAQARANEKFQKLDLNQDGVVTQDELAAAKEQWRTQRRERRKSTLPM